One region of Pseudomonas glycinae genomic DNA includes:
- a CDS encoding amino acid ABC transporter ATP-binding protein, which produces MSALIEFQGFNKFFGEQQVLKGIDLQVKSGEVIVILGPSGCGKSTLLRCLNGLETAHSGSLKFAGRELLDKATDWREVRQQIGMVFQSYHLFPHMSVLDNLLLGPLKVQKRERREAQQQAEALLERVGLADKRDAFPRQLSGGQQQRIAIVRSLCMNPQVMLFDEVTAALDPEMVKEVLEVIQGLAREGMTLLIVTHEMAFARAVADRIVFMDAGRILEQNPPELFFTNPQTARAQQFLEKFSYVEALTSTTSPTTSQTKELELP; this is translated from the coding sequence ATGAGCGCATTGATCGAGTTTCAGGGTTTCAACAAATTCTTCGGTGAACAGCAGGTGCTCAAGGGCATCGACCTGCAGGTGAAGTCCGGCGAAGTCATCGTCATCCTCGGCCCCAGCGGCTGCGGCAAAAGCACCCTGCTGCGTTGCCTGAACGGTCTGGAAACCGCCCACAGTGGCTCTCTGAAATTCGCCGGTCGCGAATTGCTGGACAAGGCCACCGACTGGCGCGAAGTGCGTCAGCAGATCGGCATGGTGTTCCAGAGCTATCACCTGTTTCCGCACATGAGCGTGCTCGACAATTTGCTGCTCGGCCCGCTCAAGGTGCAGAAGCGCGAACGCCGCGAAGCACAGCAACAAGCTGAAGCGTTGCTTGAGCGCGTGGGCCTGGCGGACAAGCGCGACGCTTTCCCGCGCCAGCTCTCCGGCGGCCAGCAGCAACGCATCGCCATCGTCCGCTCGCTGTGCATGAACCCGCAGGTCATGCTCTTCGACGAAGTCACCGCCGCCCTTGACCCGGAGATGGTCAAGGAGGTGCTGGAAGTGATTCAGGGTCTGGCCCGCGAAGGCATGACCCTGTTGATCGTCACCCACGAGATGGCCTTCGCCCGCGCGGTGGCCGATCGCATCGTGTTCATGGATGCCGGGCGCATTCTTGAACAGAACCCGCCCGAGCTTTTCTTTACGAACCCGCAAACCGCACGCGCGCAGCAGTTCCTGGAGAAGTTCTCCTACGTCGAAGCGCTGACTTCAACGACTTCGCCCACAACGTCTCAAACCAAGGAACTGGAACTGCCATGA